In Pedobacter heparinus DSM 2366, the following are encoded in one genomic region:
- a CDS encoding histidine phosphatase family protein translates to MLNVYLLRHGETQYNADGNRYCGRTDINLTAKGMSQANLVYEQLKGMTFDAVYASPLKRALYTAEIASGVKTVQTDARLIEVDFGNWEGKTKEEFIAEHAGLWDSWMEDPAIAKAGGTGESAAEVVARVDDFYQELLRKHPSGKVLVVGHNGINRLYLAHKLGMPLKHYRRIVQENSSITLFSLDEGGEMNLKLLNSRIK, encoded by the coding sequence ATGCTTAATGTTTATTTGCTCCGTCATGGAGAAACACAATACAATGCCGATGGAAACCGCTATTGCGGCAGAACAGATATAAACCTGACGGCAAAAGGAATGTCCCAGGCCAACCTGGTGTACGAGCAACTTAAAGGGATGACCTTTGATGCCGTTTACGCTTCGCCCCTGAAAAGGGCTTTATATACGGCTGAGATTGCTTCAGGAGTTAAAACTGTACAAACAGATGCACGTTTGATAGAGGTAGATTTTGGGAATTGGGAAGGCAAAACGAAAGAAGAATTTATAGCTGAGCATGCAGGGCTTTGGGATAGCTGGATGGAAGATCCGGCAATAGCAAAGGCTGGTGGTACTGGCGAGAGTGCTGCAGAAGTAGTGGCCCGTGTGGATGATTTTTATCAGGAGCTGCTGCGTAAACATCCTTCAGGCAAGGTACTGGTTGTTGGGCATAACGGGATCAACCGTTTATACCTTGCACATAAGCTAGGTATGCCTTTAAAGCATTACCGCCGTATTGTACAGGAAAATTCTTCCATTACTTTGTTCAGTTTGGATGAAGGTGGAGAGATGAACTTAAAATTATTAAATAGCAGGATAAAATAA
- a CDS encoding FGGY-family carbohydrate kinase, translated as MAPYFIGIDIGTQGARVVLLDAAGTVLASAAEVFPLNEESREEQSPEVWWAACVTSLKALKTSVPDVDFTEVLAMAVTSTSGTVIPLDAQHQPLHNAIMYSDKRSGKQAKICTAAAVKYHNKGFTAFNSSSALAKIVWFGDTYPEKAAQIAKWIHAADYITGKLSGRWGLTDYTNAFKTGYDVSDYEWPEYLYTHLPLKKSWLPEVFPSGTVIGTLDPAVAASLGLPASIQVTVGITDGCASQIASGAVKPGEWNTTIGTTMVIKGVTKKQIVDEEGRIYSHRHPAGYWMPGGASNTGADWVTNEFGDNLEALGKAAEKLIPTDLIAYPLRQHGERFPMVAPDAVGFEPEGLSMAERFTANMEGVAYLERFSFELIQGFTNEKISAVFTAGGGSNSEVWLKIRSNVLNLPIYKMKEVSGAVGAAILAASNTHFSSLADAVAALTTIDKEVHPEPELAAVYNKNYHRFLDLLLEKGYIKKGELHA; from the coding sequence ATGGCACCTTATTTTATAGGAATAGATATAGGCACACAAGGGGCAAGGGTAGTATTACTGGACGCCGCTGGAACAGTGCTGGCCAGTGCAGCTGAGGTATTTCCCCTGAATGAAGAGTCGAGGGAGGAGCAGTCGCCCGAAGTATGGTGGGCAGCCTGTGTAACCTCCTTAAAAGCGCTGAAAACCAGTGTTCCTGATGTCGATTTTACGGAGGTACTGGCTATGGCTGTAACTTCTACTTCGGGTACAGTGATCCCTTTGGATGCGCAGCACCAGCCCTTGCACAATGCGATCATGTATAGCGACAAGCGTTCGGGTAAGCAGGCCAAAATATGTACTGCGGCAGCTGTTAAATACCACAATAAGGGTTTTACGGCATTTAACAGTTCAAGTGCACTGGCCAAGATCGTTTGGTTTGGTGATACTTATCCGGAAAAGGCAGCGCAAATAGCTAAATGGATCCATGCGGCGGATTACATTACCGGGAAATTAAGCGGGCGTTGGGGCCTGACCGACTATACCAATGCTTTTAAAACGGGCTATGATGTAAGCGATTACGAATGGCCTGAATATTTATATACCCATCTGCCTTTGAAAAAATCCTGGCTGCCGGAAGTGTTCCCTTCGGGAACGGTGATCGGTACTTTGGATCCGGCTGTTGCCGCTTCACTGGGTCTGCCTGCGAGCATACAGGTAACGGTAGGTATTACCGATGGCTGTGCCTCACAGATTGCATCCGGTGCAGTGAAACCAGGTGAATGGAACACGACGATTGGTACCACCATGGTTATTAAAGGGGTAACGAAAAAGCAGATCGTGGATGAAGAGGGCCGTATTTATAGTCACAGGCATCCTGCTGGTTACTGGATGCCAGGAGGTGCAAGCAATACGGGGGCCGACTGGGTAACGAATGAGTTTGGGGATAACCTGGAAGCATTGGGCAAGGCTGCAGAAAAGCTGATCCCTACAGACCTGATTGCTTATCCTTTGCGCCAGCATGGCGAGCGTTTTCCTATGGTGGCTCCGGATGCGGTGGGCTTTGAACCGGAAGGTTTATCGATGGCAGAGCGTTTTACCGCCAATATGGAAGGTGTAGCTTATCTGGAGCGCTTTTCTTTTGAGCTGATACAGGGCTTTACCAATGAAAAGATCAGCGCTGTTTTTACTGCAGGTGGTGGGAGCAACAGCGAGGTATGGTTGAAAATACGCAGTAATGTGCTGAACCTGCCCATTTATAAGATGAAGGAAGTGTCGGGCGCTGTTGGTGCGGCAATTCTGGCCGCATCGAACACCCATTTCAGTTCACTTGCTGATGCCGTGGCTGCTTTAACAACCATTGATAAGGAAGTGCATCCGGAACCAGAACTGGCTGCCGTGTATAATAAAAATTACCACAGGTTTTTAGACCTGTTACTGGAAAAAGGTTACATTAAAAAGGGAGAACTGCATGCTTAA
- the surE gene encoding 5'/3'-nucleotidase SurE, giving the protein MKILITNDDGIYSPGIAALAKIALRFGEVRIVAPDVEQSSMGHAITHSRPLSIKKSPIAFEGMEAYRVNGTPADCAALGLHIYPDTDVVLSGINMGPNLGNSMWHSGTLAAAKQAVLLGVKGVALSTPVGKTEPDFEGLGKYVEQALAELLNTTALGLYNVNFPPKPIGIRWTKQSVRLYDGKVVPGIDPMQRKHYWITVSPLAAAEEGTDRWAVENGFVSITPLRLDLTNEIELVQHLAVAK; this is encoded by the coding sequence ATGAAGATCCTGATTACAAATGATGACGGCATATACAGCCCGGGAATTGCCGCACTTGCAAAAATTGCGCTGAGGTTTGGCGAAGTAAGGATAGTGGCTCCTGATGTAGAGCAATCGTCCATGGGCCATGCCATCACCCATTCCAGGCCATTATCCATAAAAAAATCACCTATAGCATTTGAAGGTATGGAGGCTTACCGGGTAAATGGTACGCCTGCCGACTGTGCTGCCTTAGGCTTACACATTTATCCGGATACCGATGTGGTGTTGTCTGGTATAAATATGGGGCCAAACCTTGGCAATTCTATGTGGCACTCCGGTACACTGGCAGCAGCCAAACAGGCCGTTTTACTGGGCGTGAAGGGAGTTGCCCTGAGTACTCCGGTAGGGAAAACCGAGCCGGATTTTGAAGGGCTGGGCAAGTATGTAGAACAGGCACTGGCAGAGTTGCTGAATACTACTGCTCTTGGTTTATACAATGTGAACTTTCCGCCCAAGCCTATTGGGATCAGGTGGACAAAACAATCTGTCCGGCTTTATGATGGCAAGGTGGTGCCAGGAATAGATCCCATGCAAAGAAAGCATTACTGGATCACTGTATCGCCACTGGCAGCGGCAGAAGAAGGAACTGACAGATGGGCTGTTGAAAATGGCTTTGTTTCCATTACGCCTTTGCGGCTTGACCTGACCAATGAGATTGAACTGGTGCAGCATTTAGCTGTTGCAAAGTAA
- a CDS encoding 2-hydroxyacid dehydrogenase, whose translation MRILITAPYNEQGQQTLAEKLGEVVYRPWKDLGRAFHEDELIELLAETKADALITEHDHVTAKVITANPHLQFIGVCRGTPSNVSLETAKAMGIPVFHTPARNAQAVAEMFLATVIDLMRNTYAGVAWLKDRNWTADAHTSYLQFKGNEMAGKTIGMVGFGAVGQRIASMVENFPCSIKFYDPYLENFDARYTKTSLEDVFASSDIVSIHLPVNEATIGMIDKSLISKMRPDAIFVNTARASVVKRDDLLEALENKRIRGAVLDVFDHEPPDEKDYRIINLPNVLATPHIAGATHEVEDHHVEIMNNRIMTWFAQEKVN comes from the coding sequence ATGAGGATACTGATTACGGCCCCTTACAATGAGCAGGGACAACAGACATTGGCAGAAAAACTGGGCGAAGTGGTTTATCGTCCATGGAAGGATCTTGGCCGTGCATTTCATGAAGACGAACTGATTGAGTTGTTGGCAGAGACCAAAGCTGATGCCTTAATTACAGAACACGATCACGTTACCGCAAAAGTTATTACAGCTAATCCACACCTTCAGTTTATAGGCGTATGTCGTGGAACCCCTTCCAACGTATCGCTGGAAACAGCTAAGGCAATGGGTATCCCGGTATTTCATACCCCGGCCAGAAATGCGCAGGCAGTAGCCGAAATGTTCCTGGCAACGGTAATTGACCTGATGAGAAATACTTATGCCGGTGTGGCCTGGTTAAAGGACCGGAACTGGACAGCGGATGCGCACACTTCCTACCTGCAGTTTAAAGGGAACGAAATGGCTGGTAAAACCATCGGTATGGTTGGCTTTGGTGCAGTAGGCCAGCGCATAGCCAGTATGGTCGAGAACTTTCCGTGTTCCATTAAATTTTACGATCCTTACCTGGAAAATTTTGATGCCAGGTATACCAAAACTTCACTGGAAGATGTATTTGCCAGCAGTGATATTGTTTCGATCCACCTTCCCGTAAATGAGGCTACCATAGGAATGATCGATAAAAGCCTGATCTCGAAAATGAGACCTGATGCCATATTTGTAAATACGGCACGTGCCAGCGTAGTAAAACGTGACGACTTGCTGGAAGCCTTGGAAAACAAGCGCATCAGAGGTGCTGTGCTGGATGTGTTTGACCATGAACCGCCTGATGAAAAAGATTACCGCATCATTAACCTGCCGAATGTACTGGCTACACCGCACATTGCTGGGGCTACGCATGAGGTAGAGGACCACCATGTCGAGATCATGAACAACAGGATCATGACGTGGTTTGCACAGGAAAAGGTAAATTAG
- a CDS encoding FGGY-family carbohydrate kinase, whose amino-acid sequence MTNQEAYIVIDIGTGNVRVAVATTSGEILGIERENLQNHKDEYYPEALYFDPNALWEQILRLAGKALSQAPGVKVMALTATSQREGIVLIGKKGESLIGLPNIDHRGREWDSMIKDKSAVYQLTGRYPTSLFSALKIVGIKHRRPEIWNEFATFLSISDWVEYKLSGVLHYEHSQASETLLYDVEKHNWSQQLCNVFEIDPLVLPALTLSGTVLGTILPAEATALAINPEAKVIVGGADTQLAIISTKPLENDVVIVSGTTTPIIKITGEYITDEQERTWTSRHTDERSFILEANAGVTGLNYQRLKEIFYPVEGYDVIERELKEVTHFQCIASLGSLVADEKTPLTRGGFIFDAPVSHLLTRGSFVWATLWDIACSISENYKSLCGVTTHEQDYIWACGGGVQSATLRQFIANLLQKKVIIRNSYRQSSVVGGVYICNKALGKAEIEPFVLEETVPQQNEQHTRLYEEWKKTRASFIEIFS is encoded by the coding sequence ATGACAAATCAGGAAGCATATATTGTAATTGACATTGGTACTGGAAATGTACGTGTGGCTGTTGCAACTACTTCAGGAGAGATCCTGGGAATTGAAAGAGAGAACCTGCAGAACCATAAGGATGAATATTATCCGGAGGCACTGTATTTTGACCCGAATGCGCTTTGGGAACAAATCCTGCGTTTGGCAGGTAAGGCATTGAGCCAGGCACCGGGTGTTAAAGTGATGGCTTTAACGGCTACAAGTCAGCGTGAAGGCATCGTGCTGATCGGCAAAAAAGGCGAATCGCTGATTGGCCTGCCAAATATTGATCACAGGGGCAGGGAGTGGGACAGCATGATCAAGGACAAGAGTGCGGTGTATCAGCTAACCGGCCGTTACCCTACTTCATTGTTCTCGGCCTTAAAAATTGTAGGGATTAAACACAGAAGGCCAGAAATCTGGAACGAGTTTGCTACCTTTTTGAGCATTAGCGACTGGGTAGAATATAAGCTGAGCGGTGTGTTGCACTACGAACATTCTCAGGCTTCAGAGACCTTGCTGTATGATGTAGAAAAGCACAACTGGTCGCAACAACTCTGCAATGTATTTGAAATAGACCCTTTGGTACTGCCCGCGCTTACTTTGTCGGGCACTGTACTGGGTACCATTTTGCCAGCTGAGGCCACCGCACTGGCCATCAATCCGGAAGCAAAAGTGATTGTTGGTGGTGCAGATACGCAATTGGCCATCATCAGTACCAAACCACTGGAAAATGATGTGGTCATTGTTTCGGGTACCACTACGCCGATCATTAAAATTACAGGTGAATACATTACTGATGAGCAGGAGCGCACCTGGACCAGTCGACATACTGATGAGCGGAGTTTTATCCTGGAAGCGAATGCAGGGGTAACGGGCCTGAATTATCAGCGCCTGAAAGAAATTTTTTATCCGGTTGAAGGTTATGATGTGATTGAAAGGGAGCTTAAGGAAGTTACCCATTTTCAGTGTATTGCCTCGCTGGGCTCTTTGGTAGCCGATGAGAAAACACCACTAACCCGTGGTGGTTTTATATTTGATGCGCCAGTGTCGCATTTGCTAACCAGGGGCAGCTTTGTATGGGCAACCCTATGGGACATTGCCTGCAGCATCAGTGAGAATTATAAAAGTCTTTGTGGTGTAACCACGCATGAACAGGATTATATATGGGCCTGTGGCGGAGGTGTGCAAAGTGCTACGCTGCGACAATTTATTGCAAACCTGCTGCAAAAAAAGGTAATCATCAGGAACAGTTACAGGCAATCGTCGGTAGTGGGTGGTGTATACATCTGTAATAAAGCTTTGGGCAAAGCGGAAATCGAACCTTTTGTACTGGAAGAAACTGTGCCTCAACAAAATGAACAGCATACACGGCTGTACGAAGAATGGAAAAAAACAAGGGCTTCATTTATAGAAATATTTAGTTAA
- a CDS encoding diacylglycerol/lipid kinase family protein → MVRLVHNPTAGEGDYSRKNIVKLIESHGYRCVYSSSKNKILKSISPETEFIVIAGGDGTIRKTIITLLNKKLKYKRPIALLPFGTANNIASSLNIPSNNAINIHSWAEYNLKKFDVGQVVGLKKTAYFIESFGFGIFPRLMKDLEKMDTAHIKTPEQEFKLALETLFSISKNYQSVPFKLEIDGQLIEDKAIMIEVMNISYLGPQLKISKDADSEDGFFDVVIVTEKDRKKMETYLSNKIGLKDPVFPIKPIRTKSLHINWKGKDMHADDQIIKTNHPILKISLIDSLLEMVTPSKIKAAKS, encoded by the coding sequence TTGGTAAGATTAGTACACAACCCCACTGCTGGAGAAGGTGATTATTCCAGGAAAAACATCGTTAAACTGATCGAATCCCACGGTTATCGCTGTGTTTACAGCTCCTCTAAAAACAAAATACTGAAATCCATATCACCGGAGACAGAATTTATCGTCATCGCCGGTGGTGATGGAACGATCAGAAAAACCATCATCACTCTTCTTAATAAGAAACTGAAGTACAAACGCCCCATAGCCTTACTGCCATTTGGAACAGCCAACAACATTGCCAGTTCATTAAACATCCCCTCAAACAATGCCATAAATATCCATTCCTGGGCAGAGTACAACCTTAAAAAGTTTGATGTTGGCCAGGTGGTCGGCTTAAAGAAAACAGCCTATTTTATCGAATCTTTTGGCTTTGGTATTTTTCCCAGATTGATGAAGGATCTGGAAAAAATGGACACCGCCCACATTAAAACTCCTGAACAGGAATTTAAACTTGCGCTGGAAACCCTTTTTTCCATCAGTAAAAATTACCAATCCGTTCCGTTTAAACTGGAAATTGATGGGCAGTTGATCGAAGACAAGGCCATCATGATCGAGGTCATGAACATTTCTTACCTGGGTCCGCAATTAAAAATAAGTAAAGATGCAGACTCCGAAGATGGTTTTTTTGACGTCGTCATTGTAACTGAAAAAGACAGAAAAAAAATGGAGACCTATCTCAGCAACAAAATCGGGCTCAAAGATCCGGTCTTCCCAATTAAACCTATTCGCACCAAGAGCCTCCATATCAACTGGAAGGGGAAAGACATGCATGCGGATGACCAGATCATCAAAACCAATCACCCCATCTTAAAAATTTCCCTGATTGACAGCCTGCTCGAAATGGTTACCCCATCAAAGATTAAAGCTGCTAAAAGCTAG
- a CDS encoding MFS transporter: MKQELNSDNSLLGRAGIPKQLAWGYLGIMIFMMGDGVEQGWLSPYLIGRGMTIQQSASLFTVYGITIAISSWFSGVLAEGFGPKKTMLMGLLLYILGTAGFVGYGLPDLNFGVMLITYAIRGFGYPLFAYSFLVWITYRSPGKKLGAAVGWFWFVFTGGLNVFGAYYSSWAIEHLGYLDTLWSSIFWVLLGAFFALVLNKDKFEASAGKNTSSKAEELAKGLIIMKEEPKVLLGGIVRIINTTAQFAFPVFLPTYMAAHGFTTTEWLQIWGTIFTANIAFNLIFGFVGDGFGWRNTVMWFGGIGCALTTLLFYYSPVLFGSSFWMVMFCGVLWGALLAGYVPLSALVPSLVKKDKGAAMAVLNLGAGLAVFVGPAIVGIFIGSLGNEGVVWILAGLYLLSAILTRFITLPDNAKTAHSNEPAAVVAAN; encoded by the coding sequence ATGAAACAAGAATTAAACTCAGACAATTCCCTGCTCGGCAGGGCAGGTATCCCAAAGCAGCTGGCGTGGGGCTATTTAGGGATCATGATTTTTATGATGGGAGATGGCGTGGAGCAGGGCTGGCTCAGTCCCTACCTGATCGGACGTGGAATGACCATCCAGCAGTCGGCCTCGCTGTTTACGGTCTATGGCATAACCATTGCCATTTCTTCCTGGTTTTCCGGGGTACTGGCCGAAGGTTTTGGTCCAAAAAAGACCATGCTGATGGGCTTGCTGCTTTATATTCTGGGTACTGCAGGTTTTGTGGGCTATGGCCTGCCCGATCTGAATTTTGGGGTGATGTTGATTACTTACGCTATAAGAGGCTTTGGCTATCCGCTATTTGCCTATTCGTTTTTGGTTTGGATAACTTATCGCAGTCCCGGTAAAAAGCTGGGCGCTGCGGTAGGATGGTTCTGGTTTGTTTTTACCGGCGGTTTAAACGTATTTGGCGCTTACTATTCGAGCTGGGCAATTGAGCACCTGGGTTATCTGGATACCTTATGGAGTTCTATCTTCTGGGTATTGCTGGGTGCTTTCTTTGCTTTGGTATTAAATAAAGACAAGTTTGAAGCTTCGGCGGGTAAAAATACCTCTTCCAAAGCTGAAGAACTGGCCAAGGGGCTCATCATCATGAAAGAGGAGCCTAAGGTGTTACTGGGCGGGATTGTCCGCATCATCAATACCACGGCGCAATTTGCATTTCCGGTGTTCCTGCCCACTTATATGGCTGCGCACGGCTTTACTACTACAGAATGGCTGCAGATATGGGGTACAATATTTACCGCTAATATCGCTTTTAACCTGATCTTCGGGTTTGTAGGAGATGGTTTTGGCTGGCGGAATACGGTGATGTGGTTTGGTGGCATCGGCTGTGCCCTTACCACTTTACTGTTCTATTATTCGCCGGTATTGTTTGGCAGCAGTTTCTGGATGGTGATGTTCTGTGGTGTTTTATGGGGTGCCCTGCTGGCGGGCTATGTACCTTTGTCGGCCCTGGTCCCATCCCTGGTTAAAAAAGATAAAGGGGCTGCCATGGCCGTATTAAACCTTGGTGCCGGTCTGGCTGTATTTGTAGGCCCGGCCATTGTGGGTATTTTTATTGGCAGCCTGGGTAATGAAGGTGTGGTGTGGATACTTGCCGGTCTGTACCTGCTGAGTGCCATCCTGACCCGCTTTATCACTTTGCCCGATAATGCCAAAACCGCCCATTCCAATGAGCCTGCAGCGGTTGTTGCGGCAAATTAG